The nucleotide sequence GAGTAAAGATACATGGATATTCGCAAGATCAAGAAACTTATCGAACTGGTAGAAGAGTCAGGCATCTCCGAGCTGGAAATCTCTGAAGGTGAAGAATCGGTACGCATCAGCCGTACAACCGCTGCACCGGTTGCTGCACCTGCGCAAATGTACGCAGCACCTGCACCCGCTGCGGCACCAGCACCTGTTGCTGCTCCGGCGGAAGCCGCAGCACCTGCCGCTTCTTCTGCACCTGCGACCCCTGCCGGTCACCAGGTTCTGTCGCCTATGGTCGGTACTTTCTACCGCGCACCGAGCCCGGAAGCCAAAGCGTTTGTGGAAGTGGGTCAAAGCGTAAATGTTGGCGATACCCTGTGCATCGTTGAAGCCATGAAAATGATGAACCAGATCGAAGCCGATAAAGCCGGTACTGTTGTGGCTATCCTGGCCGAAAACGGTGATCCGATTGAATTCGATCAACCTCTGGTTATCATCGAGTAACTGAGGCGCATATGTTAGATAAAGTAGTCATAGCAAACCGCGGCGAAATCGCCCTGCGTATCCTGCGTGCCTGTAAAGAGCTGGGGATCAAAACGGTCGCTGTGCACTCCACAGCTGACCGCGATCTGAAACACGTTCTTCTGGCAGATGAATCTATCTGTATCGGTCCGGCACGAGGCACAGACAGTTACCTGAACATTCCGCGCATCATCAGCGCAGCGGAAGTGACCGGTGCCGTCGCCATCCACCCGGGTTACGGCTTCCTGTCCGAGAACGCGGATTTTGCCGAGCAGGTTGAACGTTCAGGCTTCATCTTTGTGGGCCCGAAAGCAGACACTATTCGCCTGATGGGTGACAAAGTGTCCGCCATCAACGCGATGAAAAAAGCCGGCGTCCCTTGTGTACCGGGTTCTGACGGCCCGCTGGGCGACGATGAAGCCAAAAACAAGTCGATTGCCAAGCGTATCGGCTATCCGGTGATCATCAAAGCTTCTGGCGGCGGCGGTGGCCGTGGTATGCGTGTAGTACGCAAAGAAGCGGATCTGATCCAGTCAATCGCCATGACCCGTGCTGAAGCCAAAGCGGCGTTCAGCAACGACATGGTGTACATGGAAAAATTCCTGGAAAACCCACGCCACATCGAAGTTCAGGTGCTGGCGGACGGTCAGGGCGGTGCTATCCATCTGGGCGAACGTGACTGCTCCATGCAGCGCCGTCACCAGAAAGTGGTTGAAGAAGCACCGGCACCGGGCATCACCGAAGAGATGCGTAAGTACATCGGTGAGCGCTGTACCCGTGCCTGTATCGAAATCAATTACCGCGGTGCGGGTACTTTTGAGTTCCTGTATGAAAACGGCGAGTTCTATTTCATTGAAATGAACACCCGGATCCAGGTTGAACACCCAGTCACAGAAATGGTGACCGGCGTTGATCTGATCAAAGAGCAGCTGCGCATTGCAGCCGGTCAGCCGCTGTCATTCAGCCAGAGCGACATCCACCTGCGTGGTCACGCAGTTGAGTGCCGTATCAATGCTGAAGATCCGGTGCGTTTCCTGCCTTCTCCGGGCAAGATCGAGCGTTTTCATGCGCCAGGTGGCATGGGGATCCGTTGGGAATCCCACATCTACACCGGCTACACGGTACCGCCGCACTACGATTCAATGATCGGCAAACTGATTGCTTACGGTGAAAACCGTGACGTGGCGATTTCGCGCATGCGTAACGCCCTCAACGAGATGATCATCGACGGCATCAAGACCAATGTTCCGCTGCAGAAAGACATCATGGCAGACGAGAACTTCCAGCACGGTGGCGCCAACATCCACTATCTGGAGAAGAAGCTGGGTCTGCAATAATTGCAATCCCACTGACCGTATATCCAAGGCTGCCTCAGGGCAGCCTTTTTGTTACCGGCGGCTTCTTCACAGCACACAACACCGTATCAGGCTCATGCCTCCCCGTTGCAGCGCTCCATATCCCCTTAAAATGCCGCTGTGCGGCCTTCTGCCGGCTTGATTATCTCGTCTGACCTTATCCCCTGCCTGCTGCTGTCTTTGTTTTACCAGCAGCGCATGGACTCGCTGTGCCGTCTGCTCACATTTCGTGATAGACTTCGCTCCTTCTGTTTCCACAAGAGCGACATAACCATGCCTTGGATTCAACTTAAACTGAATGCCACCGCCGCCAATGCCGAAGCCATTGGTGACATGCTGATGGAAGACACCGGCGCGCTGTCGGTCACTTTCCTGGATGCACAGGACACCCCGGTGTTCGAACCGCTGCCGGGCGAAACCCGCCTGTGGGGCGATACCGACGTCATTGGCCTGTACGATGCGGAAAGTGACATGGCTATGGTGCTCTCCCTGCTGAAAAACAGCCCGTTGCTGGCTGACGATTTCGCCTACAAGGTGGAGCAGCTGGAAGACAAAGACTGGGAACGCGAGTGGATGGATAACTTCCACCCGATGAAATTCGGTCAGCGCCTGTGGATCTGCCCGAGCTGGCGAGAAGCGCCTGAGCCAGGCGCCGTCAACGTACTGCTCGATCCGGGCCTGGCCTTTGGTACCGGGACCCACCCGACGACCTCACTGTGCCTGGAATGGCTGGACAGCCAGGATCTGAGCGGTAAAACCGTGATCGATTTCGGCTGCGGCTCCGGCATTCTGGCGATTGCCGCACTCAAGCTGGGCGCCGCCAAAGTGATCGGGATTGATATCGACCCGCAGGCGATTCTGGCCTCGCGTGACAACGCTGAACGCAATGGTGTGTCTGACAATCTGGACCTGTATCTACCCAACGATCAGCCGGAGAATCTGCAGGCCGATGTGGTGGTTGCCAATATTCTGGCCGGTCCGCTGCGTGAGCTGTCACCGGTGATCAAGAGCCTGGTCAGGGACAAGGGCCTGCTGGCGATCTCCGGGGTACTGGAGTCTCAGGCGGACGATGTGGCCAGCCATTACAGCGATGAGCTGACGCTGGATCCGATCGCCGCCCGCGAGGAATGGTGCCGGATTTCAGGCCAAAAAGCCTGATCCTGACAAATTTGTCCATTGTGCGTTTTATGAGCAATCCACTGAATTCCATGACCTTTTGCAATCCAAAATCAGGATGCTCAAATATTGGCCTTTTCAGCACAGCAAAAAATGCGTAAAATGCGCGCCCTTACTGGCATAGTCAGGAACAGACATTGAAGATCGGTCCATATCAATTAGACAACCCGTTAATTGTCGCGCCTATGGCAGGTGTGACCGATCGTCCGTTTCGCGAGTTATGCCTGCGCCACGGCGCAGGGATGGCGGTCAGCGAAATGATGTCTGCCAACCCAGACGTTTGGAAAACAGCCAAGTCGCTCAACCGCATGGTGCATGAAGGTGAGTCTGGACTTCGTTCGGTACAGATTGCCGGGGCAGATCCCCAGCAGATGGCCGACGCCGCCCGCTTCAGTGTGGCGCACGGTGCCCAGATCATTGATATCAACATGGGTTGCCCGGCCAAGAAAGTGAACAAGCGCCTGGCTGGCTCTGCCCTGCTGCAATACCCGGATCTTGTCGAGGATATCCTCAAGGCCGTGGTCAGTGCCGTGGACGTCCCTGTGACGCTGAAAACACGGACCGGCTGGGATACAGAGAACCGAAACTGTGTCGAGATCGCACAGCTCGCTGAACACTGTGGCATTCAGGCACTGGCCCTGCACGGCAGAACCAAGGCCTGTATGTACAAAGGGGAAGCGGAATATGATTACATCAAGGCAGTGAAACAGGCGGTGTCGATTCCTGTGATTGCGAACGGTGATATCGACTCACCGGAAAAAGCACGCTTCGTCCTGGATTATACCGGGGCCGATGCCTTGATGATTGGCCGCCCAGCGCAGGGACGGCCGTGGATTTTTCGGGAAATCCAGCATTATTTAACAACCGGTGAACACCTGCCAGCGCCTTCTTTTGAAGAAGTCAGCAGCATCTTGCTGGAGCATGTACAGGCACTCCACGCTTTCTATGGGGAGTACCAGGGGTTACGCATCGCACGTAAACACGTGTCGTGGTACCTCAAAGAACAGGCTTCTGCGGGTGACTTCCGCCGGTCCTTCAACGCACTCGAAGATGCTCAAGAGCAAATCGATGCGCTGCAAGGCTACTTCGACAACGTTGCATAAATACCAGAAGAGCTTACAGAATATGTTCGAACAAAATCTGACTTCCGAAGCACTTACAGTGACTACTGTCACTTCTCAAGACCAAATCACTCAGAAGCCTCTGCGTGACTCCGTCAAAGCCTCGCTTAAGAACTATCTCGCCCAGCTGAACGGTCAGGACGTCGATGATCTGTACGAGCTTGTCCTGGCTGAAGTCGAGCAACCCCTGCTGGACACCATCATGCAGTACACCCGCGGCAACCAGACCCGCGCAGCAACCATGATGGGCATCAACCGCGGCACCCTGCGTAAGAAACTGAAAAAATACGGCATGAACTGATCGAAAGTTGCCAAGGTACTGATTTAAAAACCGAATCCTGATGTAGGGGTTCGGTTTTTTTTCGTATATGTA is from Photobacterium sp. TLY01 and encodes:
- the accB gene encoding acetyl-CoA carboxylase biotin carboxyl carrier protein; this encodes MDIRKIKKLIELVEESGISELEISEGEESVRISRTTAAPVAAPAQMYAAPAPAAAPAPVAAPAEAAAPAASSAPATPAGHQVLSPMVGTFYRAPSPEAKAFVEVGQSVNVGDTLCIVEAMKMMNQIEADKAGTVVAILAENGDPIEFDQPLVIIE
- the accC gene encoding acetyl-CoA carboxylase biotin carboxylase subunit, with protein sequence MLDKVVIANRGEIALRILRACKELGIKTVAVHSTADRDLKHVLLADESICIGPARGTDSYLNIPRIISAAEVTGAVAIHPGYGFLSENADFAEQVERSGFIFVGPKADTIRLMGDKVSAINAMKKAGVPCVPGSDGPLGDDEAKNKSIAKRIGYPVIIKASGGGGGRGMRVVRKEADLIQSIAMTRAEAKAAFSNDMVYMEKFLENPRHIEVQVLADGQGGAIHLGERDCSMQRRHQKVVEEAPAPGITEEMRKYIGERCTRACIEINYRGAGTFEFLYENGEFYFIEMNTRIQVEHPVTEMVTGVDLIKEQLRIAAGQPLSFSQSDIHLRGHAVECRINAEDPVRFLPSPGKIERFHAPGGMGIRWESHIYTGYTVPPHYDSMIGKLIAYGENRDVAISRMRNALNEMIIDGIKTNVPLQKDIMADENFQHGGANIHYLEKKLGLQ
- the prmA gene encoding 50S ribosomal protein L11 methyltransferase; translated protein: MPWIQLKLNATAANAEAIGDMLMEDTGALSVTFLDAQDTPVFEPLPGETRLWGDTDVIGLYDAESDMAMVLSLLKNSPLLADDFAYKVEQLEDKDWEREWMDNFHPMKFGQRLWICPSWREAPEPGAVNVLLDPGLAFGTGTHPTTSLCLEWLDSQDLSGKTVIDFGCGSGILAIAALKLGAAKVIGIDIDPQAILASRDNAERNGVSDNLDLYLPNDQPENLQADVVVANILAGPLRELSPVIKSLVRDKGLLAISGVLESQADDVASHYSDELTLDPIAAREEWCRISGQKA
- the dusB gene encoding tRNA dihydrouridine synthase DusB, which gives rise to MKIGPYQLDNPLIVAPMAGVTDRPFRELCLRHGAGMAVSEMMSANPDVWKTAKSLNRMVHEGESGLRSVQIAGADPQQMADAARFSVAHGAQIIDINMGCPAKKVNKRLAGSALLQYPDLVEDILKAVVSAVDVPVTLKTRTGWDTENRNCVEIAQLAEHCGIQALALHGRTKACMYKGEAEYDYIKAVKQAVSIPVIANGDIDSPEKARFVLDYTGADALMIGRPAQGRPWIFREIQHYLTTGEHLPAPSFEEVSSILLEHVQALHAFYGEYQGLRIARKHVSWYLKEQASAGDFRRSFNALEDAQEQIDALQGYFDNVA
- the fis gene encoding DNA-binding transcriptional regulator Fis, with protein sequence MFEQNLTSEALTVTTVTSQDQITQKPLRDSVKASLKNYLAQLNGQDVDDLYELVLAEVEQPLLDTIMQYTRGNQTRAATMMGINRGTLRKKLKKYGMN